The following nucleotide sequence is from Sphaeramia orbicularis chromosome 24, fSphaOr1.1, whole genome shotgun sequence.
GAGGAAGTTGATGAAACACTGGATAATGAAAATGACATTGATAATATGAATGATAACAATGAAAACGTAATGAACAAAAGCACAGACAGAACCAATACAGATAATAACGGCACCtctaaaatatttaattcatCTGTACAGGTGATGAAAGTACTTTTAAATCCAAAGCTTGACCGATGTAACAGCGTACCAGAAGTTTCTCTAGTATATGGGCGGAAACTAAGTACTTCAGCAAGAGGTCTTTTGGATTGCCTTGTGAAGTTGCAGTTAATAGAGCATAATCctaaaaatgcaaatgaaaaagATGCAAGATACCAAGAGCTAATGAATATTCTTCAGTCTCTCTGGCTTTGTGATCCTCCTGAAGATGAAGATCCATTAAAGAAGGAAGATCACCATTCTGTGGATGGTGAATTCAATCACACATCATCCTctggtgttgatgtaaacagtggttccactggttctggtAAGAGTAGTGATGGTCTAAATGGTGATGTATCTCAACCATGTGTCACTGGAGATACATCAGTGAAAACACAGGTAGTGAATCAAGATGAACTGGAAGAGAATGCTCAATGGACAACTGAGAGAGATGTTGAAAAGCAAAAGGAAGATGATCCAGCAACAGATGAAACTATCAGAAGCAATGATAGTCTGACAGAATTgccagaaacaccatcatcctcacAAAACAGCTCAGGAAATGACAATAGTGGACAAAAACTTAAAGAAGAAACTGACACAAGTTCTGAGACTCCTTCATCTGTTCAACGAACAGAGTTGGTCAAAAGAATTTCTTTAGATCCTGATCCTCTGTGGGTATTAACTTTACTATCTAAACTAGAGAAACAGTTCATGAAACATTATATCAGTGCAATGAGAGAGTTCAAAGTTCGTTGGAATTTGGATGACAATGAGCAGCTTGACACAATAATAGGTGAACTAAAAACAGAGGTTCACGGAAAAATCCAAAGAAGTATTGATAGGGAGCTTAAAAAAATTCAAGGCCGTGTAGGGCTACCAAGACCCCCCAAAGAAGCAATGTCACACTCTTCAACAACACAAACAGAGGAGAGGAGACGGAGGATGAAGATCATGCTTAAACAATCAGATGATCAACAAGCACAAAAAAGTCATGATTCAGCAACAGGCACATCTTACAGTGACCAACGCAGTGAAATTGATGATGAAGACTGTCCATGTGAAACATGTATTAAGACCCCACATACAGTGAAGATGAGTGCCTGTACATGTCCCTCTGAAGCcaatacagatataaaaacagcagaaaacctTGTAGAAGGAGTGATTGACAAAGCTGCAAGAGAAGTGGAAGGGGATGAAGGATACCATGACAAAGAGGGGGATTGTGCTGTTGCTGTAGATGAAAAACAAGCAGATAAAGAAGACCAATCTGAGGATGTTGAAAAAGCAACATCTGAAGATGAGATTGGTGCAGAAAAAGAGGATGCCATTATAAGTGAAGCTGAACTGGAGGAAGAAGCAGCTGAAGCCACTAAAGCTGAAAATGAAGATGAAGCAGAAGAAACTGCTGTTGCAGCCACGGCTGTGGATGAATCTGACACAAATGAGGATTTGAAAACAGGAATAGATGATGATTTAGAAGAGCTTGATGCCACCAGTGTGGATGAGAAAAATGACACAGTCACAGCTGATGAATCAGAACATGATCCAACTGAGGAAGCAACAAGAGAGGATGAGACTGAGGCAGAACAAGAGGCTGCAGTCACATGTCAAAATGAATCAGATGAAGAGCCTGCTGAAGATGAGACTATTGAGAACACAGCTTTGGAAGCCACAGATGAAAAAACTGACAAAGATGAGACTGATGGAGAAAAGACAGCTGATGATGAAGAGGTTGAAGCCACCAGTGCACATGAATCTACAGATGAGAAAGATGACACAGTCACAGCTGATGAATCAATACATGAACCAACTGAAGAAGTGACAAGTGATGTTGAGACTGCAGCAGAAGAAGTGGCTGCTCTCACATGTCAGAGTGCACCAAATGAAGAACCCGTTGAAAATGAGATTGTTGAGACTACAGCTTTGGAATCTACAGCTGAAGAATCTGACAAAGATGAGACTGACAGAGAAAGGACAGTTGATGATGAAGAAGAGGTTCAAACCATAAGTGAAAAAGAGTCTGTGCACGAGACAGGTGACACAGCTACAGATGATGAAGCATCAAATGATCTGAATGAAGAAGAGACAAATCAAGATAAGAATATGACTGAAAAAGAGGCTGCAGTCACATGTCAAAATGCATCAGATGAAGATCCCGTTGAAGATGAGATTGTTGAGACCAAAGCTTTGGAGGCCACAGCTGGAGAATCTGACAAAGATGAGGTTGATGAAGAAAAGTCAGTTGAGGATGAAGAAGAGGTTAAAGCCATAAGTGAGGAAGAGTCTGTGGATGAGACAGATGATACAGCTGCAGCTGACAAAGCTTCAAATGAGCCAAATGAAGAAGCAATGAGTGAAGAAGAAGAGACTGCAACAGAACAAAAGGCTGCAGTTACATGTCATGATGCATCAGATGAAGATCCTGGTGAAGATGAGAGTGATGGAGAAAAGACAGCTGGTGATGAAGAGGTTGAAGCCACCAGTGCAGATGAATCTGCAGATGAAAAAGATGACACAGTCACAGTTGATGAATCAACACATGAACCAACTGAAGAAGTGACATGTGAAGATGAgactgcagcagaagaagaggcTGCTCTCAATGAAGAACCTGTTGAAGATGAGATTGTTGAGACCATAGCTGAAGAATCTGACGAAGATAAGTCTGATGGAGAAACAATGGTTAACGATGAGGAAGAGGTTCAAGCCATGAGTGCAGAGGAGTCAGCGGATGAGAAAGATGACACAGCCACAGTTGATGAAGCTTCAAATGAACCAGATGAAGAAGCAGCTACTGAAGATGAAGAGGCAGCTACAAATGAAGAGAATGTAGCTCAAGAAAGTGTTGTTGACGAAGATGAAGCTGTTGAGGCAAGTATGAATGAAGATGAGAGTGATACCACTAGTAAGTGTGAACAGACACAAGAGGCTGCCGAAGAAAATGCCAAAGAAGATGCCAGTGATAATGAATCTGAGGAGGAGGAAGTTGAAAGAGGAGTGGTCAGTGAAGAAGATGAGCTATCTGCCCCCAGTGCAGATGAAGCTGAAAATGAAAACAGCGGGACAGCTGAAGAAGTCACTGAGGATGACACGGCTGTAAAAGAGAATTGTGCCGCAACTATTGATAAAACAAATGAAGAGACTGTTGAAGACCAAATGGCTGAAGATGAGACAGTAGTGGCAGCTGCAAGTGAAAATGAATGTGACCAAGAGGAGTCCTCAGGAGAAGGGACGGTTGATGATGAAGAAGAGATTCCTGCCACCAGTGCAGAGTCGGCTGATGAGAACAATGACACAGTGGGTGAATCTTCAAAAGACATAGCTGAAGAAGAAACAGCAAATGATGAAATAGCTGTAGTCGCAGATGATGAATCAGTTGAACATGAATCTGACAAAGAAGAGTCTGTGGAAACAGGGAATGTTGACAACGAAGAAGAGACTGTTGCTGCCAGTGAAGATGATCACACAGAAGACTTGGGTGACATGACAAATGGTGATGCAACAGGTGATGAACTGTCAAATGAACGTGCAGAACCTGAAAGAGAAACAACTGAAGATAATACTGCTGTTGAAAAAGAAGTGGATGTAAATGAAGAAGATGGGTCAAACAATGAGCCTGCTGAAGCCACTATAGTTGAAGATCAAAACACAGAAGAGGAACCGGATGAGGCACCAACAACTGAAAACGAATCTGATGTGGAAGAAGCTGCAGAAGCAGTTGACAAGGGAGAAGAGAATGATGGAGATGAAATTGCAGAAAATGATGAAACAGCCAAAGATGTTGAGTTGTCAAAGGAACAATCTGAAGAAGCAGAAACAGATGATGAAATGGGAGAAGGAAAAGAGACTGTCGTCACAAcagaagatgaaaaagatgaGGAGGCTGCTGAAACAACTGCAGCTGAGGATGAAGATGCAGATGAAGAGGCTGATGTGGCAGCCACTGAGGATGAATCTGACAAAAATGAAGTGGTGGAAGAAGCTTTGGCTGGAAATGGAGAAGAAGTCAAAGCTGAAGCAACAACTGAAGATGAAGATGCTGTAGAAAAAGAGACAGCTGATGCTAATGAAGATGAACTAAAAGAAGAAGCTGAAGTGGCTGCCACAACTGAGGATGAATCTGTGGAGGAAGgtgaagaggatgaagaagagaaAACTCCTGCTACTTGTGATGAGTCTGCAGATGAAAAAGGTGAAGAACCATCCGAGGAACCATCTGAAGAAGCAACAACTGAGGCTGCAGAAAAAGAGACTGTTGACTCAAATGAAGATGAAGCAAAAGATGAAGAGGCCCAAAGCACAAAAtctgaagatgaggaagaagaagttGATGCAGAAGCCACAACTAAAACTGAAGCTGATGACAATGCACCTGAAGAGTCTGCAGATGAGGAAGCTGAAGAGGCAACTGCAGATGAAGATGAATCAAAGGAAGAGGCTGCTGAAACCAAGGGAGAAGAAGCTGAAGCTCAAGCAGCAGCAACTGAAGATGAAGCTGACAAAGAAGTAGCAGCAGAAGATGACATTCCTGCCTCTAGTGCAGAAGAGTCTGTAGATGAAACTGCCTCATCTAAAGGTGATGAACCATCTGAAGAACCAGCTGAGGAAGCAACAACTGAAGATGAGTTAGCTGTGGAAAAAGAGGTTACTGCCACAAGTCAAGCTGAATCGAAGGAAGATGATACAGAAATCAGTGctggtgaagaagaagaaggagagacaGAAGTAAAAGCCAAAGTTGAAGATGAAGCTGTGGAAGATgtagaggatgatgatgatgagaagaCTCCCGTTACTAGTGGAGATGAAACTGCAAATGAAATCAGTGACGCAGCTACAGACGATGAACCATCTGAAGAAGCCACAACTGACGATGAGATTGCTGCAGAAAAAGAGAGTGCTAACACAGATGAAGATGGTGAAGGGGATATTGTAACAGAAACATCTGCACATGAATGTGAGACGACAGTAGAAGCAGCTgtagatgaggaagaggaagagactGCTGCCAACAGTGAAGACAGCGATGCAGAAAATGATAAAACAACTGCAGAGGAGAATGAGAATACGCCCAAAGCCAATTCTGATCCTGAATCTGCAGCAGAAGACATCCCCAAAGCTGAGGGCGAATCAGAGGATGAGAGCAATGAAGCAGCCACAGAAGATAATGAATCAGAGGATGATGATGCTGGAACAGTTACAGAAGACAATGAAGCAGAAGAGGAACATTTAGAAGCTACATCTAAAACAGAAACTGCGGAAGACCAAGGTGAGGAGGAACATGATGAAGCAACATTAGATGAAGATGGGTCACCGAGAGAAGAACTTCATGTGACAGAATCATCTGATGTTAACACTGAAAGTCAAACAGCTAAAAGTGATGTTCAAGCTGAGGAAACAGCTGGAGAACATGGAGAAGAATCAGAGGGAGAAAATGAAGAGGACCAGTCTGTTGGAAATGTAGATGCAGCAACCCCTGAAGTATCAGATGAAGAATGCACAGGAGATGAATCTGAAGAATGTGGAACAGCAGAGGACGAGTCAGGAAAAGCAGAAACAGTGTGTGATGAAATAGCAGAAAATGACAGTGATGAAGAATCTGGTGCATGTTCTGTAGAGGAGGTTGAAAAACTTCCACCTGGGAGAGAAGAATCTGTTGATAAGACTGAGGATGAATCTGCACAAGATCACAAAGAACATCAAACTAACACACAAGAACCTATGGAAACAGAGacagaagatgatgaagaggTTTTGGAAAATGGCGTCagtgaatctgaaactgaagaaaatgacacATCTAAAGGACAACAGGAGGATGCTTCAATAGAATCTAATGATGATACAGAAGGATGTGATGATGTAATGGAGTTTAAAGCAGACAGTGTTGAAAATGTGGAAGAAATATcaaaagatgaggatgaagaaaaaacagaagaatgTAATGACATTTCAAATATGAACCATGATGAGGATGTTAATGAAGCAcctgaaaaagaggaggaggaggaggagagcggaACTCCAGTAGGAAACTGGAGAGGAGACCAGGGAGATTCAGCTGATGGAGAAGATGAAGCCGATGAAGATTCAGACTACCCAGAGGAACAAAGTGATGACGCAAAACATGAATCCGTTCCAGACAACGGAGATGataaagaaacagagaaaacacctGTAATCCCAATTGACAATTTGAATAAAATGAGTTCAGACCAGGACGCTGATGCTGATGGTGAAGATTCTGAGACGGAAATGAAAAACCATGAAGATGTAAAAACCCTCAAGTAGGAGTGAAGATCAGAAAGTGACTGTAACTAAAGAGACACATGAacagagaaaaagaagaggatgAATTATATACTTACATAGATGTTCTGAGTACTGAGCAAACTGCAATATGTTTATCATGTCACAGATTGTCAAACATTATTCTTACAAACTCCAAATAAATACCTGTACTTTGCTCAAACATTGCACAAAAGTTACTGAAACTTGAATTTATATATTTGTAGGAGGTTAATGTGCAAAACTAATTGCAACTTTTATTTTCATTAACTAGTTATGATTATTCGTCACATGTAATCGTGTTATCTACGGAAACTGAGCCTTAGAGAGAACATGGAACTATTCCTTGTTACTTGCTACTTGCTAGAAACTGCAAGTATTTGTATAAATCACTTTCAGATATGGTACTGAACAATATATACTGTAGACCAcagtatatttatacatatatttctGCTGCTCAATATTTTCATTCAGGAAGACTGTGAATGTATTTCTTCAAAAGGGAAGTATTACTTGAATGTACTTTGTTATAtttctgaatgtaaaaacaattaTAATTGTATAGATATATATTTTTCTAGTTAATACTGCACTTTTCTGTAAAGTCTGAAAATACTGATAATATTGACTTTGAATGTTTAAATCACATAATTTTCTGGTCTGAGAGGATCTTTACAATCCATCATGTTAATGCATGTTAATgttcatgtgttgtttttttttagcaagcGATCATAAACTGAAATGATGGCACTTGTTTCTCTGTAAAGTAGTGAAGTTCATTGCAGGGTTTTATGATGTTATCAATATTCTCTGTGACACAGGGGTAAGGTCCCTTGCTCAATGTACTGTACTtataatttctgaaattaaaatgtactttaaagactttttgttgttattatttatactgATCAGAAGTAATAAATATTTTCCTACCaatgtgtatatacagggtggggaagcaaaatttacaatgaacatttagttgttttttctcagcaggcactacgtcaattgttttgaaaccaaacatatattgatgtcataatcatacctaacactattatccataccttttcagaaacttttgcccatatgagtaatcaggaaagcaaacgtcaaagagtgtgtgatttgctgaatgcacttgtcacaccaaaggagatttcaaaaatagttggagtgtccataaagactgtttataatgtaaagaagagaatgactatgagcaaaactattacgagaaagtctggaagatactattaaagaagaatgggagaagttgtcacctgaatatttgaggaacacttgtgcaagtttcaggaagcgtgtgaaggcagttattgggaaagaaggaggacacatagaataaaaacattttctattatgtacattttcttgtggcaaataaattctcatgactttcaataaactaattggtcatacactgtctttcaatccctgcctcaaaatattgtaaattttgcttccccaccctgtatatatatatatatatatatatatatatatatatatatatatatatatatatataaagcaaatacGATGTTTTCTTCAGAAATGACTGTTAAAGCTTCTACATATTCATAGTCTTTTATGCTCAAAATGTATAAAATTAGGTAAAATAATTAAAGACTGAGATCCCATACACAGATATAATCAGCCTATATAGAAAAAGTCATTGTAGATGAGTGTGTGAGGCTGTCTTTAGAGATTCCGTTCATTCTCCCTCAGTAGTGAGACCCATTAGACAGGCCTGATGGATGCACCGCTCTCACAGTTTCCATTCACAGTCTCTTGTGGGGCATGTGACATACATAATTGGTGTCATTCTGATTGACTGCATAACACCACGGAGAGGGATGCAGTGTTACTATGAAGGTCCTTCTCTAAAGCAAGAACACACTACCTGCATGTAATACTCCTTCATATATTTGGATGCTTTCTTGAtcattaaaacaaattaaataaagcttttaatgaCTCAATAGAAACTTCAGTCTCTTCACTCTCAAtgtctttcatgtatttctatgctgagctcttgcaactcgttttccaatgcagtttttctgcaaatggcaaataaactgattctgattcagttgcaatggaaaaaatgacaccaaaaacaccaaacaaaattaataagaaaaaaatgcaaatggaacaaaaatgatcttgattagatttcttgaaataagacattataTGTGAGCCTAATAACTTGAGGGAGGTCTTAAAGTTACCTCAGAAAACTCATTATTAGCTATATTTTTCTAGTGTTATTAACATTTGTATCTCACAATAAGCTTGTAATGCTCAGAAGTGGTAAGCCTATTTTCCCCCTCAATAGTAATATCTCTTTTTTAACCTACCATGTGATTTAAAGCatatttaactcattttagtACTATAACTGCAGCCCATACTAAAGTCTATCACCTGAAATAAGATTAGAAATTGACATTTTGGGACAAAAACTCTTAGTGTTATCATTCTTGATTCGTGTTTGGTAGTGAGCTTTGCACCATAGTGATAATGCTTTTCCCTCTGGATCATGAgacaatattttcaataaagtgtaATAACTGTAAGGCAATAACATGTCCGCATTATCAGTCAGGATTTAATACAACTTTAACTTTGGTGAAAATAAGCAAAAGTTGAAAGTTTCAAGATGTGAAACTACACTTAatgcagacaaaacacaaacaataaaCACAAGCTGCAGTAATAGCAGAAGGCTGAAGATTCCAACCATGTGGAAACTGTATTAAATTggaagaaaagaggaagaaataTGATATATTGATCTAAACATTGCATGTTTGGACTCAAAACCTGCTTTCATGTCAACTAgtgaaataatgataaaaacaatgcTCAATATTTGCCCCAAACTTTCATAAAATTCTGCCTATGTTTGATTTAGTGAGATGAATTTAATCCTCAAATCTTGTGGAAAAGCAAAGAGTTTCTGAGGAAGCACCTGCTCGCTGGCACAGAGTTATTTCCACAGTAAACACTGGAAGAGTGAGGAACGTCATCCGGAGCACAATAATGAGGGGCTTTCCCTCAGCCATGTTTACCTCAGCGTAACTTGCCACTGGAACAGCTGCGTAGACTTAACACAAAACCCACTGCAGATGTGTCTTTTTACACAAGTAACATGACAGGTTTTTGTGCTTTTGGTGCATGAGAGTCACACACAGCTTTTACTGTCCAAGTAAAATCAAAGAAACCAAAAAATGATGGAAACTGTAAATACATTTTGCATCGAATTGCacatgtttttttgctaattgttacAATAActaatttttatatataaagtcatggaaaaaattattagaccaccaaaaatcatcaaaaacaatggttatgcaatcaagtactaactcctgtttgtatcatgtgactgaaacagacagaaaagaaaacacagaatgcctaaaagcgttgtttttggcagtacaatgacacagcTATTGATGTTAGAacttggttattatcaagaaaacatggaaaatggatagatataagctctgaaattaaactcttctgagctagTTGTCCAAACatatgtaccttcagttgtaccaggcattaaaatgaccaagaaattgaagaaaacaaggggtgatctatatttttttccgcgactgtacatttTAGTTGCCACAACCTACTAGAATCCCTTCTACTGTACTGGTCTGATGGAGGAACTTGAGTAGGAAACATGAAGCTCTCTTAAAACTTATGGACATCCCAGAGGAACAGCAGAAGTGCCTGTTGAATATGTTGTGGAGTCCAATTGTTCCTTGTTTATTGACAATCACTTTGTCTTTTAAAGTAAATGCAGGAGCGAGACCTTCTTTCATTGAATGTGTGAGAGAGGATAGAAATGGTTCCCACACAGACAGGAAGTCAAAGAGGGGCCTCTTGTGATGCAAAGGGGAATCAAAATTGAGGAAAGAGAACATGTGTATGTGTAGATCacaatgtgtgtgtcagtgtgtgaatcAAAGTTGTTATACCTTTACAATAAGCCTGGCTTTAAAGTAATGTCCGGCTtggaatcacacaaacacaaacaaacacacacactgatacagaACACACACGAGGGCACACGTAATAGACAGTTATAGCCACATGCAGTGCACACTCACATAATTAACAGGAGCACTTTTTGGCACCATGTACGCTTTTGGCACAGAAATGACCAGGACTGCATATCTAAAGGAGACCCACGCTCCCTTTCTTTCCCACCGTTGTTCAGGTTATCCTGTGGGGCCACTTATGACCCTTCTGCAGGCAGGATGCAATGTCTGGGGACCCCAACAGAGCTGTACACAAGCATCCGCCAAGCCCtgggaagaaaacaagggctgaTGGAAAACCAAAAGAAGGGAGTATAAAGAGAAACAGCAGTTAGTAACCAGGACGCACTCAATAACACTCACCATGCACCTGCAGCCCGTGTGTGTGAcactgtggatgtgtgtgtgtgtgggtacggTGTTGTTTCTTCAGAGAACTACAGCAAAGCACAGTCCCCACACACAGCACAGGTGGTCCAAACAAAAACCTGTGAAGTGTTGCCCAGAGAGTAATATCCCCACATTGCGTGTTGTATAAAGCCCCCCATAGGAAACAAACACTTCCGGTGCTGTAAGATTTATTGTTCCCTGCACTTATAGGTTACAACATACTCTAAATGATTTCTTCCGAATAAGTTCTTTGAATCATTTCACATAGTAATTAATAGTGATCTGGCATGCAACTCAAGGACacattgttttgtgtttattgtttCCAAAACTGAAGAAGAGAGGTAAATTCCCTCTTCGATGCATTGTGTGGTGAGAAAAGGAAAGACCTGGTTAACTGTACTCtatagtgtttaaaaaaaaaaaaaaaactaaagcatTGTTGTACCTTGAAGGATTGACTGCACATCAGCTTTCAGTTTTCTCTCCAATGTGACAGACATTGTATCTGTATTCACATCCGCACACTGAATTATAACTACAAAACCCCCAAAGTTCAATGTTCTATTGAATCATTTCTGTACAGGAGGTCAATGTAGGGGTTAACTAATAATAGAGGAAGTTTAGAAATGAAATGAACCTACTTAACACAGGTACTGGTTTGGAACATGAGGCTGTCTATGCCCTCTAGTGTCCAGATGGTGAATAGCAGCAGCAGGACTGAAACCTGGAAATGAAAAAGCTTGTACAATTTCAAGAAgttattcattctttcattttctgaaccagctttatcctcactagggtcacggggtcgcTGGAGCTTgaagttaatattattattattattattattattattattattattattattattaataataataacaataataataataataataataataataataataataataataataataataataaattcattTCTGATTAATTTCTATGTTGATCTTATGCACTCATTGTTGATTAGGTTTTATCTAAATTATATTCATAATTtgtcatattttattttctatattgCCAGGACAGGTACAACAATGAAGtgcattatgatacatttgctcCCATAGTGTGGTTCACTTTCTGTTTTTATGTAGACTATGTGTGTTATTTTACTGTCTACACATACTTTTCTGCATTTGTTCAACATTTTGCCAAAGacaaatttccccttggggacAAGTATATTTGATGGATGGATTGGTTGATTGATTATTCCcacacaaaaaaagataaaatatatatgaaagaaCATTAAAGATGAGTTTATTGAATGAAATGTTCTAAACAGTTATAGAACATGTATTACAAAGCTCTTATATTGTATTCTGAAGCTTCAACTTTGCTCTCATTGTTCCATCATTTACCTCTATGGTAATGCTAGTTTCATGCATCAGTGCTATTCCTCAGTTTAAGGTTTTAAGACCACTTGGTCCACCTTGTGGCAAGAATGTGAACTGCTTCGCTGAAGTC
It contains:
- the rp1l1b gene encoding retinitis pigmentosa 1-like 1 protein isoform X5: MSHKRSFQCFNTVGDEGSHKSSLPFKHHTSRLPRIPHHGIVAGHEPHDECYLCSDYQHGQALETLYHAPYHHHHPHQYVLRRPEEPPVVHSGQDHHIYHHRHNKKVVLVKNSDPSFRKTIVLHRRSLRSLGLFLEEVSELMQHHIRKLYTLEGRKIDTIQGLMQCPPVLVCMGREPSHPTLIENFQKTTDDKLPNLSVKARFDDCHEKHDGCPKKKSTIHPKVEPDDKSTKHSVSSEKSAPDGTESPDTLYSNPNTCDGVRDDDIEKMVHVNDDGSLSMEMKVRFRLQNDETLHWSTKVRKTAGRTSEYLQAHSSPYFAHASDRGYPESENNSTAGLDEAYINSYVRNSEDAHCSHCCSHCREYNGWKNIPGAQGASRCIHTSSSSASSHTRVCRKTLVKSRETQSRSSDDNTEQTCVEQTVEAAETVEYCTIRSETCSPNCKVQCPLMDNCGGDNNTEVTNQEERPASKSSLHSKGSQNDSVNVKTAQTSEQEEQTGSDLDAPSQLNEENQNDDNDDVPPSVSRAGSSSEDIKAKESSTLNTGSSLTPTETEATVSKQTSKRRKFRKSFPCKCEISNGPEEDSKDQTKTQDEMDGDIKRERSSAMSVKSNASGRSNNSEKIECEDVEETRSRSAISVHSNASTKSEVAAEQHTLEEVADEGRALSSLSSKSNISVKSKESKVSLLPDEEQAEEETEQRTPSAMSAKSITSTELKLDAPETSPEDCVETLCEENENEIEERAQSTVSEKSNVSAKSKASKTSEDPVKEHSDDKSEESVPVSLKSEEADQSTEEKDETQEIGDDQDRVPSVMSAKSITSEGSKQHEENSTEERASSAMSVKSSEPSENGEPHGVDVRASSAISEVSLHSDIADTNEEAVGTVERAPSTTSVKSVKSNVSERSKKSIVSVLSVDEEQGEIKDRMPSAMSCQSMKSNVSAASKKSNRCEDINKECDEGAMDRVNSSMSVKSNASATSCQSKKSDLSAKGGGVNTETEEDRPQSTLSASSNISAKSSRSNTSVSSKNTKELQVNSEDNTANDKETVQRPSSTLSAVSAKSGKSAKSNVSAKSSKSKAEDHQDGHMERVPSSTSIKSVKSGKSDSTAISQSSQVDNGNQIEEDNRKRAASSMSVKSVKSSVSSISIKSKASHSPKQEGGEENSADVNEEAIQSPVSNKSSKSTSKLNHDRTPSAMSSKTATEIESAEEKSERVPSAMSRKSNRSARSTKSKVSNAPTDDTNERETSVSPVSMNSSHSGMLSTSEVPTVIVEESEDRAPTVMSSKSNVSRKSQSSLSVKSNLSTKSQKSKKSDISPVDGENAEPTSVSQEEEDKSSSKTKTSKSSRQSVKTATSDVAAGPKSIANSKVSERTQESKRSKPHVISRTKSKESDVSQSLSNSDVVKEGCETKSNLSKGIANGPLDAQDDESFIGNKSDKSCNCEQKNNDSNELELIPSNLPNASPSEVVNEWLKTISVDGNMCDMEDLNENGDDQKNCALEEEVDETLDNENDIDNMNDNNENVMNKSTDRTNTDNNGTSKIFNSSVQVMKVLLNPKLDRCNSVPEVSLVYGRKLSTSARGLLDCLVKLQLIEHNPKNANEKDARYQELMNILQSLWLCDPPEDEDPLKKEDHHSVDGEFNHTSSSGVDVNSGSTGSGKSSDGLNGDVSQPCVTGDTSVKTQVVNQDELEENAQWTTERDVEKQKEDDPATDETIRSNDSLTELPETPSSSQNSSGNDNSGQKLKEETDTSSETPSSVQRTELVKRISLDPDPLWVLTLLSKLEKQFMKHYISAMREFKVRWNLDDNEQLDTIIGELKTEVHGKIQRSIDRELKKIQGRVGLPRPPKEAMSHSSTTQTEERRRRMKIMLKQSDDQQAQKSHDSATGTSYSDQRSEIDDEDCPCETCIKTPHTVKMSACTCPSEANTDIKTAENLVEGVIDKAAREVEGDEGYHDKEGDCAVAVDEKQADKEDQSEDVEKATSEDEIGAEKEDAIISEAELEEEAAEATKAENEDEAEETAVAATAVDESDTNEDLKTGIDDDLEELDATSVDEKNDTVTADESEHDPTEEATREDETEAEQEAAVTCQNESDEEPAEDETIENTALEATDEKTDKDETDGEKTADDEEVEATSAHESTDEKDDTVTADESIHEPTEEVTSDVETAAEEVAALTCQSAPNEEPVENEIVETTALESTAEESDKDETDRERTVDDEEEVQTISEKESVHETGDTATDDEASNDLNEEETNQDKNMTEKEAAVTCQNASDEDPVEDEIVETKALEATAGESDKDEVDEEKSVEDEEEVKAISEEESVDETDDTAAADKASNEPNEEAMSEEEETATEQKAAAEESDEDKSDGETMVNDEEEVQAMSAEESADEKDDTATVDEASNEPDEEAATEDEEAATNEENVAQESVVDEDEAVEASMNEDESDTTSKCEQTQEAAEENAKEDASDNESEEEEVERGVVSEEDELSAPSADEAENENSGTAEEVTEDDTAVKENCAATIDKTNEETVEDQMAEDETVVAAASENECDQEESSGEGTVDDEEEIPATSAESADENNDTVGESSKDIAEEETANDEIAVVADDESVEHESDKEESVETGNVDNEEETVAASEDDHTEDLGDMTNGDATGDELSNERAEPERETTEDNTAVEKEVDVNEEDGSNNEPAEATIVEDQNTEEEPDEAPTTENESDVEEAAEAVDKGEENDGDEIAENDETAKDVELSKEQSEEAETDDEMGEGKETVVTTEDEKDEEAAETTAAEDEDADEEADVAATEDESDKNEVVEEALAGNGEEVKAEATTEDEDAVEKETADANEDELKEEAEVAATTEDESVEEGEEDEEEKTPATCDESADEKGEEPSEEPSEEATTEAAEKETVDSNEDEAKDEEAQSTKSEDEEEEVDAEATTKTEADDNAPEESADEEAEEATADEDESKEEAAETKGEEAEAQAAATEDEADKEVAAEDDIPASSAEESVDETASSKGDEPSEEPAEEATTEDELAVEKEVTATSQAESKEDDTEISAGEEEEGETEVKAKVEDEAVEDVEDDDDEKTPVTSGDETANEISDAATDDEPSEEATTDDEIAAEKESANTDEDGEGDIVTETSAHECETTVEAAVDEEEEETAANSEDSDAENDKTTAEENENTPKANSDPESAAEDIPKAEGESEDESNEAATEDNESEDDDAGTVTEDNEAEEEHLEATSKTETAEDQGEEEHDEATLDEDGSPREELHVTESSDVNTESQTAKSDVQAEETAGEHGEESEGENEEDQSVGNVDAATPEVSDEECTGDESEECGTAEDESGKAETVCDEIAENDSDEESGACSVEEVEKLPPGREESVDKTEDESAQDHKEHQTNTQEPMETETEDDEEVLENGVSESETEENDTSKGQQEDASIESNDDTEGCDDVMEFKADSVENVEEISKDEDEEKTEECNDISNMNHDEDVNEAPEKEEEEEESGTPVGNWRGDQGDSADGEDEADEDSDYPEEQSDDAKHESVPDNGDDKETEKTPVIPIDNLNKMSSDQDADADGEDSETEMKNHEDVKTLK